The Tamandua tetradactyla isolate mTamTet1 chromosome 23, mTamTet1.pri, whole genome shotgun sequence genomic interval TCCATGCAGGGTTGGTGGGGGAAACCGTTGATTTCGATGGGGAGCTGGTGGGTTCCATTGAGGACATATGGGTGTGCAGCTCTATAAgtcaactgttctagtttactagctgccagaatgaaacacaccagagacagattgacttttaataaaaggggatttatttcattagttcttcagaggaaaggcagctaactttcaactgaggttatttcttacgtgggaaagcacagggtgatctctgctggcattctctccaggcctctgggttccagcaactttcccccagagtaatttctttctgcatctccaaaggcctgggctgagctgcaagtgctgagatgaagtatgctgagctgcttgggctgtgctatgttgagctttctcacttaagcaccagccaattaaatcaaacatcattcattgcagcaggcacacctcctagccaactgcagatgtattgacaacagatgaggttcacctacccttgactcatgtccacagcaatagaactaagcaccttcacctagccacaTTGAAACCTGAATCAAACTACCACAACAATCAAATGGAAGTCTCTAGGTATCGGCCATTCTCAGTTTACGGGTCAAGGGCAAGTCTGGAAGATACGGATTCAAAAGTCACCAATATATAGGTTTAGTTAAAGAGATGGAAGTGGATGTAATTGCCCAGGGGGAAAGtgtagagagagacagaaatccAAGAACAAAATCCAGGAGGACAAAACACACATATGAGGATGATAGAGGAGGAGGTGACAAAATAAATGGGGCTAGGAGACCAGGAACAAATGGAAAACGCCCTTTAATAAGCTAATGGAaccatgagtttttaaaataaatgaatggttaACAGTCCCatatgggcaaaaaaaaaatcaagtaagatGACTGGGTAAATCATCGTATTTTGCAAAatcatatttccaaataaaatgctAAATGATGTTTTCAATGATTGGCCAGTGGAAGGACAGATGGACCTTTGCTCAGACAAAGTGGAGTAActgttctttttcattgctgtCAGACTGTTGTTACTATTAATCAAATATGCATTCTCCTACATTGGTGATTTCTAGTTTGCATCCAGAAGTAGAAGCCAAGGCAGAGTTTCGGGATACAAGATGTTTACTAGGGATCAACTCCagtgggagggaggaggcagaAGCAGGATTGTGTAGTGGGAAAAGTGACACTGAGATGCAGGCTCAACACAGCCACAGGAAGATCTGCAGCCTACATGGCTCATCAGAGTTACTGTGCGTAAGGCTGAAATCTCAGAACCTTCAGATCTCACCTGAGTCAGTCACTGGGGGTTGGCCATCAGGGAATTATACGTCATCCCCCAAGAAGCCCTCCTCTGCCACTGAGGCCAACCTGGAAGGAGCTCACAGCAGAAAGCTGGCTGCTGATgaccaattaaaatttaaaagttattggAGGAAGTTTTAATGGTATGAGTAAAATGTTACATAATGatgttaaaagggaaaaagaagaatacATTATTTTGCACAGAATATAATCTATGTGTATAAGGACATACGTATGAATATGTTGATTATGTGTGCAAAGGGAGACTGGACAAAAGTACAGAACTATTCATGAAGACTTCACTGAATGATCATATTATTAAAAGCTTAGATTTACCTCTATATAATTTCTGCAATTTTGTAAAAGCTTCTATAATAAGGATGCATTATAAtgtaaaaaattgtttaaaagaatGAGTGTAAGTTGTAGGCATCACTTGTAGATGCTTCTTTCCAGGAAAGGGTCTggagtctgattttttttctcaattaccAGAAGCAGATACAGCACGAAGGTCTTTAAAAGAAGCCCCTGAAACAGGACAAGAACCCATTTCCCAAGTCACGCGACTCAGACAGGTCATGGAGAATGGGCAGTTATACACCTAGCCCAAGTCACACAAAGCACAGGCAGGGATTCGTACCATTAGACAAttaaattttaagcaaaaaaaaacttaaaagaagaaaaataccgtGTATTTTTCTATGAGTCCATTACATTCATGAAGCTCTGGGCCTGGCTGATTCCTTTGGACTGAGTAACTTTGGGGTGCTTTATCAACAAGTGGGAGATGTGGAACTGCATGGTGAAAAAGGCTAGTGGGGTTGAGTGGaaataacagaatgaagaaaatatgaaCCCATGGCTTCCCCAGCTGGTGAAGTGGGTCACACTGGTTATCTGCAGCAATGGCCGTGGATCCAGAAAAAGCTGTGGGACCCTCATGTGAGCTGGGAAAATTGAATCAAAGGTATACTTCATGCTAAAtataccctgttctagtttgctagctgccggaatgcaatatatcagaaacggaatggcttttaaaagggggaatttaatgagttgctaggttacagttctaaagccaagaaaatgtcccaattaaaacaagtctatagaaatgtccaattgaaggcatccagagaaagatgccttggttcaagaaggccgacgaccttcaacgtttctctctcagctggaagggcacatggcgaacatgtcggtgtctgctggctttcttgtggctctaccaaaaggggactctctccaaaacgtttcctcttttaaagaattccagcaagcaactccaccttcagtgagtggagacacacctccatggaaatcatctaatcaaacgtTACCACCCACCATtgcgtgggtcacatcttcatggaaacaatcaaaatgcctccctcagcaatactgaatgaggatcaaagggcatggcttttctggggtccaccacagattcagaccagcacataccCCCATCAAATAAGGAAGTCAAATTGGTTGGGGAGAACTAGAAAGTATGAAGGAAGGTTTCTTTGGATCACTTTCAATGGCTAAGGGTCTAGTCTTCTCAGCATGAGAATTTGTACTGGCCCACAGAAAACTTCCAGTGACTCTGTTTTTCACCTTTACGAAGATTTACCCACATGAGACCTCAGAGTTCCTCTGAGGGTTTCTAGGCTTTCTCTTCATGATGAGCAAGCAGAAAGGATATTCAAAGCAGCATGACTGCCAACTCAGAATGTACATTAGAAACTCCAAGCTCACCCCAGCAATGAAAGGAGGACAAATACTGAGGCCTTGGGCCCACCCCAGAGATTTGGATTTAATTGTTCAAGGTTTAGCCCAGCATCAGTATAGTCTCAGAGTTCCTCAGGTGATAccgcttcagtttgctaaagctgcccaagtgcaaaataccagaaatggtctgacttttacaatggggatttatgaaCTTAATATGTACAGTTTGCAGGCCATGAGAATGtctaactcaaggcatcaacaagatgatatctggaCCCCAAAGAAAGGCTTCTGACAACctgacacctctgtcacatggaaaggcatatggctgccgtctgctggtccttctctcccaaatTTCATTGGGAACTTGActttagtggcttcctctgttttctgtgggtgTCTTTGTCTCAGtgtctctggggctttttccgtgagcatctcttaatttcatctcttaggttTTGTAAGTCTTTTATCCTCTAATAAAGGACTCAGGTAAGAGGATTAGATCCACCCTGGGTCAGGCAGGCCTCAAATGAAATCCCTAATAAAAAGGTtctacctacaataggtctgcaccctcaggaatggattaaaagaacacaattCTTTCTGGGGTGCACATGCCTACAAACTACCACGCTAACAGACAGCCAGGATTGAAAACCACTGCTGTTAATTCTGAGGAtttccaaaaggggaagtgcAAATGAATTTGTTACATGTAGATTTCAAAGTGgccatttggaaaggaaaaacttGAACTTAATGGATAATAATACGAACTACAGTAATGAAAAACAGATATCATTCCCTACTTAAAAGGGCAGGGTTGAAGTTAAGCTAGATTTCACTGATAAGAATCTATTGGGAATATTTATTCTGATTCTCTTGGACACATTGATAAATAGATTGCTACATCATAAAATTGGTAAATACTTATAAGACTGGAAATGACAGGTCCATGATACCTTCATCAGTAAGAACATGTCTTCTTGCCCATTACTTTGCTTAGAGCCCCTTTCAAGTCCCGGTTCCTCAGGCTGTAGATGAAAGGGTTCAGCATGGGCGTCACCACCGTGCACAGCACGGTAGCTGCGGTGTCCTTCTCAGCCGAGTGTGAGGATGAAGGGCTGAAGTACGCAGCAAAGATGGTGCCATAGAAGAGGGAGACCACGGAGAGGTGGGAgccacaggtggagaaggctttccATTTTCCCTTGGTGGATGGGACTCTCAGAACAGCCCCAGTGATACGGATATATGAAGCCAGGATGCAGACAAATGGGGTGACCATGATCAGGGCACCCTCAGTGAGGATCATCATCTCGTTGAGGTGAGTGTCAGAGCAGGAGAGTTTCAGAAGAGGGGCAATATCACAGAAGAAGTGGGGGATGGCGTTGTCTGCACAGAATGAGAGTTGAGCCACCAGGAGGGTGTGCAATAGCATATTCAGATTAGCCGTGACCCATGAACCAGTGACCAGCAGGGCACAGAGCTGATGGGTCATCCTTGTGGAGTAGTGTAAGGGGTGGCACACAGCAACaaagcggtcataggccatcacagcCAGGAGGAAATTGTCCATGTccgaaaatatgaaaacaaaatacatCTGTGTGAGACATCCAGGGAAGGAGATGGTGTGGATCCCGAGGATGTGGTTGGTCAGCATCTTGGGGACGGTGGTGGAGGAGAAGCAGATGTCCACGAAGGACAGGTtgctgaggaagaagtacatgggagtgTGCAGGCGGGAGTCTGCACCGATGGCCAGGATGATGAGCAGGTTGCCCAGGACTGTGGCCAGGTACATGATCAGGAAGAGCCAAAAgaggagctgctgctgctggggctGCCTGGACAGACCCAGGAGGAGGAACTCGGAGACACTGGACTGGTTGGCCCAGTTCATGGGTGCGAGGACCTGGACCAAGTTCAGACCAAGCATAAGAGATTCAGAAGCTGAGAAAGGCTGACTAAGATGCTCCAATTAAGAAGGAGAAGACCATGTATTCAGGTAAAGTACTACAATTTTGCTCCCTGTTTGTTTTATTCAGCAACTGAACATGTACAAAATAAGTACAAATGCTCTTGTTTACACAGCACCGCTATTAGGACACTTGGGAGTGTGACGACAGTGGTTTCTGTGTGCATCCTTCTGTACTGATTGAACTTTCTACCAGCACCACCATGGATCTGTAAAGAGTAAATGTTATAAAACACCACAAATAGAAGATTGTTGATAAAGACTTTTATATTTGGAACGAGTACTGGAGAACACATATGCAGCATGGTTACCATGGAGACTGGCAGGTATTGAACCTTTAATCTAGGATCCTCGTGTCATCAATATCATAAATTGTGTTGCTTTAAGGAAagtttttaacttctctgagtttcagttttatattttcaGATCTGAACATGTCACACACTTTTAACAGGTTTACTATGAGAAGTCCATCAGCAATCACTCAGCAACTTCTCCCAAGCTGATGATACCACAGTTGCTATAACTGCTATTTTCTGGACTCACGTTTACAGAGCACTTTAGGAGGTCTGGGTGAGGACTTCTTTGTATGTATTCTAGGCTTCCTTGGTAGAACttgtaaaattaaaattggaAGACCCCAATGTATGGGCAGAAATTCAGCCAATTACTGTTACCTAGAGCTAAGGAACTCATCAACAGGCAAGACATGTAGTGGTCAGTACTGGGTGATCCCAAGGAACAGAAGATTTCGGAACTGTTTCTGTAGCCCCTCTGAAAAGAAGGAGTTGGTGAGGAGCCCCCCTGAAGGCTTTACACCCTAACGAGCAGTTATTTATGAAGGCCCCATTGGCCTGTCTCTTACCTGGGAAGGACTGCAATCGTTGCTAGCTTCAGAAGCCTCAGACTCACTGCTTCAGACCTGGCTGGAGATTTTTGCTCTAAAGAACAGGGAACATCACTGGGATTTTCGAGCTAAGTCTGGATGAATGAGGAACTCAAGTCACCAATCGCCCATCTTCACAGAAGATGTTTGAGGGATTCACAAGGCGAGCCCTTTACAGGAGCTTCCATGGCCTCTAAGGCCCAATTCCCTGAGAGCCTCATTAGAGACAAGCAGAGAGCAATTATCCCTTCCCCATCTTGGGCTCTTGGCGCCTACACCAGTAATAAAGACCTATTATCCGAGATAAGTAATTCCTGTTCCAGGTCTTGGCAACATTGGAAATGATGCCATTGTGCGGGTAATCATTGGCAGGAGCCCTCTGCTAGAGAAAATTCACAATCCTCTGTTCCTCACCCAACCTCGGAAATAGACACGAAGCTCACAGGGATTAAGAGAACAATCTTTGTGCACTCGAATTTGCGTATCTTTGACCTGCACCCAAGGCGAAGATTCACCATCACCAGTTGGGTGACCCTGGGAAGGCGCCAAACCTCACTGAATCACAAAATTTCACCAACTGTACTATGGGGGAATAATACTCATCTTGGAGAGTTGTGGAGACCACATAAGGTCATTTGTGTTAAACACCTCCTGACCCCTCACCTCATCGATGCACTGGACTAGGACCTTGTCCAGGAGGTAGGGGGTAAAGGTGTTAGATTCTATTTACATCCTTCATTCTCTGCTCAATCACCTGTGCTCTTGGGAAATATCATTTTGAAGTAGCATCATATGTTTATCTTCATACGTCAATAGGAATTTTTTAAGAAGCCAGGTGACAAatcttctcttctgtgttttgaTTTAGAGGTAAAAGTTAGAAGGAGGAACCCTTGCTGAGTCCATTTATAAATCGGTAGAACATGGACACTCCAATGAAGAACAGAATTCTTGAGTCCAATAGCTACCATGTTTCAAGAACTTTCCTCTATTATTTGGGAAGTAAGATCCAGCTTTAAGGTGCCCATAAAGCACATTATTTTATGCATTGTAAAGCTCAGTTTCCCAGGTTGATGACATTAAGGACTTATACAAAAGAACCATACACCTTAGTCAGAGGCGGCAGGTGCCTCGACAAACGCTGTCCTCTGCACACCAGAGTTCCTCTAACTAAtcctctgctttcatttttatgtataaaCAGCGTATTCTTCATTCATATAGTAGAACCTTAATCAATAGCATTCACCTGCTATTGAATTCAAGATAAGGGCTTCAGGGTTACAATGAATCTTCATGAATCTGTTAGTCAAATGCTAGCAGACTTCAAGTTCTTTCTCTTCTACCTCCAcaaataaggcaaaaaaataaaaatacaaaaaacaaaacctcacAAGCTAATTGTGAAAtttatgggggtggggagaacaaAAACTAGTCACTGAAtcaaatgcatttatttctttgcaaGTGATGGAAAACCAACATATGAGCTTAAGAAGAAATGGAATCTATTGGTTTATGCAATTACAGAAGGAACCTATTGTTTTATGCAATTGCAAAGTCCGCAGTGTCTCCTTACAGAAGTGGTGTGGTTCAGGGTGAGCTAGGTAATGCACCAGGACGTGTTATTCTCtgtctctcaactctgtttgctTCTGTTTGACTTTGTTTTGCAGACTACCCCTCTGTGTGCAACACGAAAGATGGCCACCAAATAAATGTACCAAGTAGCAAGAAACTAACCCAACAGTGGTTTACACAAAAACGGCTTGTCTTCTTGCATAATTAGTGTAGGGGCGGGAAGCTGCTGGCATCTGTCCCAAGCTCAATGACACCAGAGTTAACGTGTCTGTGATTCTCTTGGCCAAGCCTCTATGGACCTgcatcttctttggtgaagtgtctcttcaaatcttttgcctgttttaaattatcttgtttgttttcttactgttaCGTTTTGAGAGTTCTATATATATTCTGGGTAGGAGCCCTTATAGATACATgctttccaaatagtttctctcagtctgtgacttgtcttttcatttttttaacactgtatttaagaaaatacaacagaagtttttaatttgacGAAGTccagtttttcaggattttatttaatatatcagGCTTCTGGTGTTGTACCTAAGAAATCGTTGCCTATCCCACAGTCACAAAGATCGTCCACTGTTTTCTTCCTCCTActgtttttatagttttagtttttacatttaagcttattaattttgagttgatttttgtacatggtgtgaggtaTGAATtgaagtgttttggtttgcataTGGATATTGTGAAACTACCTGGCATTAAGACTGtcttttctccactgaattgaACAGAAATCAGTCATTCAGATAAATATACATGTGGGCTTGTTTCTGGACTCTGTATCCTATTCCACTGACCTACTTGTCACTACATACCTTGCCTCTTTATTTGACAATTTTGTAATATAAGTTTCTATAgcgagaataaaaataataagtctTTCCTGTAAGATGGTTAATTGAAATTTTATCATTAATACTGTAAGGAGGTTTGTATTAGTTTCATCTTCATTATTGGTGATGTCATAAAAATTTAGGGAAAGTTGCTATCAAATTCCTCTCATAGACAGGATGGAAGATTTCAGAGCATTTTGGGGTTTACTTGTGCAGTGACTTATCAAGTAAAGACTCCTTGAGCTGACATTAGGGGAGGACTGGAAGCCGCTCTGCCACCTGGGCTGCTAGTGAGAGCGTCACTCCGTGCAGGGGCGACTGATAACCAGGCACGTGTATTCCATTACGTTAAAGTTAAATGGATCTCTGGCCCAACTTCCACCTGGCTGGATTCTTAGGATGACCATGCACACTCACTCCAATGTcctacagaagaggaaatgtgACCCGAGACAGGACCAGATAACTGCAGTGTGGTGTCCTAGATGAGGTCCTAACCCAAAAGGGACATTAGGTAAAAACGAAGTAAATCTGAAGAAAGCATGggctttaattaaaaataataatatatcagtAAATCTCATTATTGTGACAAATGCACCATATAAGACGTTAGTGACAGGGCAGTCAGAGGTGAAGCACATGGGAACTCGGTCCCACCTGGGCAGTCTCCCAGCAGCGCTAAGCCTGTTCCGCGGCTGCTTAGTCTATGGGAGCTTGTCTGGCGGGGTCGGCGCTCTGCGTGGGGAACCTACCGCCATCTAGAGGTCGCGGCCGGAAGCGCCGGCCTGGGCGCGGGGACCCAAGGGACTGCACGGGGATCCCAAAGCACCCACCTGTGTGAACTATAGGGAAAGATCACCAGGTGGTGGGGAGAGAAAGCAGCTACTCGCGAGAGGCCGCCAAGGGAGCCTCACAGTCATTCAAAAGAAGCAGTGAAGGGCGGAAGGAATCTGCTGGGAGAAGCGTGCGTGTGGAGCTCAGCAGTTCCCGCCATTCTATTTCAATTCTGTTCAACTAAAATCTActtataaaatatctttaaaaatgtttttgcatgaggaagaacaaaggaatgtcattactgcagtgtgctgaaaatagatggttattaatattttaaaatttcaacttatgtatgaaactaaagcaaaaaatgttatttggtacaaaatttatattttgactagtgcatttcctgatatgacctatgtagatagcttgattgaacaccataagtactcggaaccttgggtaggacatgagattttgttagtttgtccagagtgacgctctgatgaatcccagagtgattcaatcagtgagtggagaagtatttgcaaagtccccttcagggaatggtgagaacggggagaaattcaacttccacaagttgaattcttgatattctcacaagcagtgtggacaaccaaagctataggttaagcccccagtcttggggtttgttcataagaaacttaacaccacaaaggataggtcaagcctacttaaaattaggcctaagagtcacccccaagagaacctcttttgttactcagatgtggcctctctctccagccaacacaacaagcaatctcacctccctcccctgtctacgtggaacatgactcacaggggtgtggaccttcctggcaacgtgggacagaaatcctagaatgagctgagactcagcatcaagggattgagaaagtcttctcaacgaaaagggggaagagtgaaatgagacaaagtgtcaatggctgagagattccaaacagagtgagaggttatcctggaggttattcttatgcattaagtagctatcaccttgttattcaagatgtaatggagaggctggaggaaactgcctgaaaatgtagagctgtgctccagtagccatgtttcttgaggatgatcgaataatgatatagctttcacaatgtgactgtgtgattgtgaaaaccttgtatctgatgctcctttttatctaccttgtcaacagacgagtagagcatatggaataaaaataaataatagggggaacaaatgttaaaataaatttagattgaaatgctggtgatcaatgaaagggaggagtaaggggtatggtatgtatactttttttttctgttttcattttatttctttttctgaatagatgcaactGTTCCAAAAAAAACCGataataaatcctttttattaaaaaaatttatttataaaatatcagtGCTTATCTCTGAGGAAGGGGATTAGAGattatttgtgctttcttttgcatactttcctttttaaaaaatgcaacttaattgagatatatttgcataccttataatcatccaaagtatgtcATCAGTGGTTCACCGGATCATCATATACTTGTGCATTCAGcaccactgatttttgaacattttcattactccaaaaacaatgaagataaaagtaaaaaaagaatacccaaatagtgccaagatggcagcttagcaaggtgtggtcctccagaacagctactaaatagccaggaacaggacagaacaactgctgaggccaAGTCAGTGAcgggacacacagcgtaccccagtctggaccagctggaccggctgcagggcccccagaaccgtgagtcccccaagccccggcagctggcgcccctcccccacaggctgctgcccagaggggaaaggagagagactttaccagcagcaggagctgagcacaaccaaaccccagttgtggaattaattcacaaattctgactactaaaaataggcccccagctcaggagaacctggtcaaagcagaggttgccaatttttgccccagtgccgagggggcagggctgatgtaaaaaggaaaaaaaaggaaagagaggttttctggattggatagcacataatacttgaaagggtctggaccTTAAGGAAAAGAGGGGGCATGTACGAtatgaaggtacacaaagcaacataccaacgtATGCTCTTggttggcaaacctgaggaatgggggtccttctctgagaaggatttttctctttctcttttgtggctgtgtttctacaaaggtttgactgcctttggatacagtggcagggcttcttgGCTggagctgccccaggc includes:
- the LOC143667626 gene encoding olfactory receptor 1F1-like, with product MNWANQSSVSEFLLLGLSRQPQQQQLLFWLFLIMYLATVLGNLLIILAIGADSRLHTPMYFFLSNLSFVDICFSSTTVPKMLTNHILGIHTISFPGCLTQMYFVFIFSDMDNFLLAVMAYDRFVAVCHPLHYSTRMTHQLCALLVTGSWVTANLNMLLHTLLVAQLSFCADNAIPHFFCDIAPLLKLSCSDTHLNEMMILTEGALIMVTPFVCILASYIRITGAVLRVPSTKGKWKAFSTCGSHLSVVSLFYGTIFAAYFSPSSSHSAEKDTAATVLCTVVTPMLNPFIYSLRNRDLKGALSKVMGKKTCSY